From Dendropsophus ebraccatus isolate aDenEbr1 chromosome 2, aDenEbr1.pat, whole genome shotgun sequence, a single genomic window includes:
- the PEX2 gene encoding peroxisome biogenesis factor 2: protein MTMAKNNMEDMNPVLRISQLDAIELNKALEQLIWTQFNTCFQGFKPGLLSRYEPEIKAFLWLFLWRYTVYSKNATVGQAILNIHYKNDLSQTPTYRPLNKQQKVWFALLSVGGKWLEERSYDLFSNNPFGSSFQRMRHAIHVASGLIKVFGLLNFLVFLQQGKFATLTERLLGIRSVFNKPQGVRQVSFDYMNREILWHGFAEFLIFLLPLINIQKLKAKLFSWCKPVQGLQLTDLSLANICKECCLCGEWPTMPHTIGCTHVFCYYCIKSHHIADMYFSCPKCNTQVHSLQPLEFKVEISEIHTL, encoded by the coding sequence ATGACCATGGCTAAAAACAATATGGAAGACATGAATCCTGTTTTGAGGATTAGTCAACTGGATGCTATTGAATTAAACAAGGCATTGGAGCAATTAATCTGGACGCAGTTCAACACTTGTTTTCAAGGCTTCAAACCGGGACTTCTGAGCCGTTATGAACCAGAGATTAAAGCTTTTTTATGGCTGTTTTTGTGGCGATACACCGTCTACTCCAAGAATGCCACCGTGGGCCAGGCAATTTTAAATATTCATTACAAAAATGACTTGTCTCAAACTCCGACCTACCGACCACTAAATAAACAGCAGAAAGTTTGGTTTGCGCTGTTATCGGTTGGAGGCAAATGGTTGGAGGAAAGGTCCTATGACTTATTCAGTAATAACCCTTTTGGGTCATCGTTTCAGAGGATGAGGCACGCGATTCATGTTGCTTCTGGGCTTATCAAGGTTTTTGGACTCTTGAATTTCCTAGTTTTTCTTCAGCAAGGAAAGTTTGCAACATTGACTGAACGATTGCTAGGGATCCGGTCTGTTTTCAACAAACCCCAAGGTGTGCGGCAAGTTAGCTTTGATTATATGAACAGGGAAATTCTGTGGCACGGCTTTGCTGAATTCTTGATTTTTCTTCTGCCCCTTATTAATATCCAAAAGCTAAAAGCAAAGCTTTTCTCCTGGTGTAAACCAGTCCAAGGGTTGCAACTTACTGACCTATCCCTAGCCAACATCTGCAAGGAATGCTGTCTGTGCGGAGAATGGCCAACGATGCCTCACACCATCGGGTGCACCCACGTCTTTTGCTACTACTGCATTAAAAGTCATCACATAGCCGACATGTATTTCTCCTGCCCCAAATGTAATACCCAGGTGCACAGCCTGCAACCGCTGGAATTCAAGGTTGAAATCTCTGAGATTCACACTTTGTAA